The sequence ACAGACCGACGATCGGGGCACCAATGAGCATGACCAAGCCGATAACGGCCGACAGACCGGTGGCGAGACCGCCCGCAAATGCAGTTCCCAGACCGCCCATCAGCGTGCCGAGCGCCGCGCCCCAGGTCATCGATACGTCTGTTCCAGTGCCCGTACGAAAGCCGACCCACGGGAAGAGCAGCGTCGCCAGCATGAGCACCGCCGTGATCGTGAGAACGCCGCGATCGACACCGGTCATCACCTCCTGTTGCAGCAGCGAGTTGTCACGTTCGAAGGCGGATGCGCCGACGCCGATTTTGGCGTTTTTCAGGAACTGATCGCGTTCCTGATCGGACGTCCAGAATTTCTCGGCACGCCTGGGATAGACGCCGAATCCGATGTATCGGTATCGTTCGTCTGCGGCAGCGACTGGTGAAGCGGCGGCCGGCATATCTGTGGGTGAGGTCTTCTCGCTCATGAATGGCGCGGACCGATCCCGGAGGATGCTAATTCTCTTCGACGATTTCCTCGTCGATTCGGTTCATCAGGTTTTGCGCATCGCTGTGCGACGCCTCGCAGGTGACGACTTTTTTTGCCAGCTTATACGATTCATCTTTGTCCCCGGCCTCGTAGAGGGCGAACGACAACCACCACCGCAGGTCGTTGTAGCCGCAATCGTTGTCAGCCATCAGCGTGGCGAAACAGTTGTATGCGCGACGCAGCGGTACGGCGGCCGCCGCATAGTTCTTGGCCGCAAACAGCGAAAACCCGTACCATTTGTGATTGTCGCACACATCGGGCTCTCGTTCGACCAGCCACTTATAGCACAACTGCGCATCGGCCAGACGCTGCATCTTGATGAGGCGCGGTCCGGCCAGTTTGTAAGCGCGCGCGCGGTACTTCGAGTCGCTCGTCGTGTCGTTCTTGGCAGCGCGCATCAGGTATTCAACCGCCTTTTCCGCGTTGTCAGACTCAAGGTAGGGCAACGAGGCATTAAACAAAGTCCGGGCATCGTCGGGGTATCGCAGCACGAGTTTTTCGAACTCGACGGCGGCCTCGGCGAATCGTCCCATCCGGTGCAGCGCCAGCGCCAGCCCGCTGATGGAGCGTTCGTCGTCGGGATCCAGTTCCATGCCGCGCTTATAGTTTTGGGCGATCTGCGGCCAGAGCGTTGAATCATTCAGCGCTTCCATGCACATCGCCGTCCGCCAGAAGACCTCGGCATCCCCCCTGGACCAAGGGTGAGGCGGATCGGCGGTTTCCAGCGCCGTGATGTACCCCTGAAACGCGTCAATGGCCTCCGTGTAATTATTCAGCAACATATTGGAGCGGCCCTGGTAGAATCGCAGTTCCGGATCGTTGGCCCCGGTCTCAATGGCTTTCTGCAATTCGACAATGGCCGAATCGTGTGCATTTAGCAAGTAGTAGACTTTGGCGATGTTCTTGGAAATCAGAATCGGACGAACGGTCGGGTCGACGCGGCGCACCTGACGGTACAGCGCGAGCGCGCGCAAGTAGTCCTCACGGGCCTGGTCCACCGGTCGGCTCTCTGCCGAGATCATGTAGATATTGGCCAACTGCAGATAGGCGTCCTGGTAGGTCGAATCGCGGCGGAGCACCTCTTGCAAGAGTGGCCGGGCCTCATTCAGTCGTTGCTGCTGATAGTAGGCATCCGCCATCCGATAGAGCATGTCCAGTCTCGTCGTGTCGACACCCCAGACCGCCTCGTACTCGGCCAAGGCCAGCGGATAGATTTGTCCCTTAAAGTAAGCGTCGCCCAGTGCGGCGCGGTACTCGAGATTGGACTCGTCATCAAAGCGCGCACCCAAAAGCCATTCTTGTGCTTTGGAGTAGCTACCTGCCGTCAGATAGGCCATCCCAATGCCGTACTTGAGGTGTGCCTTTTCCTCGGGCTGCTTTGCCTTGGACAACTGCTTGTCGATCAGCGGCTCGACCTCGGCGATTCGTCCCTGATGCGCCAACACCAGGGCCAAGGCAACATACGCCCCCGGCTCGCGGTACTTTTGGTCAAGCGCCTTGTTCAGGGAAATTTCGGCTTCCGGAAACTGACCCAAACCGCTCTGGGCCAGACCCAGCAGGAAGAACGCCTCGCCGACGGCATCCTTTCCTGAGACAATGCTCTGCAACTGAGTCAGGGCCGCTTGAAAATCCCGTTGTGCGATCGCCTCACGGGGGCCTGTCAGGTCAGTTTGAGATGCCGCTAGGGCGGCCGGCGCGCCGGTCGCAATGAGGACCAAGGCGACAGAAAAGGAGCGTAATCGTCTCACCGGACGGGAGCCTCTAAGTCGGAATCCCCGTGACATGGGTCCGCCAAGGTCTTTGATAATCCCGTTGAGTGTCAAGCGCTTTCTCCCCTTCCGGCTGCCGAGAACACCTTAGTACGATTCCGGCGACGACCGTGTGCCAACCATCCCAATAACAACCTTAACAGGGCATACCCGATCACCACATATCCCAAGGTTCGTCCGTTGGCTTGCCCGATCGCGGGTGACGCAATCACGAGCCAGCCGCCAACGAGAAGCAGCAAGACCGCGAATCCCCATCGCCACAATACCATCGGATCGATGGTCCGACGCGGTGACTTGCTCTCATCTGGCGTCCCTGTCATTTGTACACACTCCCCCACTGTGTGGATACCGACGAGGGCTGAAGTTATTTCCGCAAATTCCGTGGCTTGGAATCAGTATTCCGACGAGTTCCCGACGAGGGCTGGCCCCGGTGCGACTCCAGGGATCGATTCCATCACTCAGGCGGCCGCGTAATCAGAGCCTGTGCGACTGGAAACGCCTCATCAAAGATATTGTCACCGAGAGCGTCCAGGTTGTGCGGTTGGCCGGGCTGGGGAATCTCGCCCGGTTCACTCACAAAGATTTTGTAAGGGAAGGGTGCGGCAGGATCCCAGACGGCATCGGGTTCGACTGTGACCGCGACTTCATCGCCTTGCGTGAACGTAAACGGGAAGGTGACGCCCGGCGGCGGATTCATCAGGAAGTCTTCGCCCGGGGCATCGGGCGGGGCGACTTCGTTTGATGAGTACGGGTTGCCGTCGTCCGCAGCCGTGTAGTCGGCAAATTGTCCGGTCGAAAGCGCGGTGGCGCCGCGAATCGCCCAACCCTCATAGATCCAGCCCGGCGGCGGCAGCGGCAGCGAAAACAACGACGGCGTAAAATCTCCGGCCAGGAACCAGACACCGGAGAGCTCGTTGCTTGTGTCTGTATCGGTCGGAGTGATGAAGGAGGCGATGGCAAACTCGTTGGGGGCGGTCAGCCCTTCTGCCGGAAACCGCATGCTGACGATCGCGTGCGAGGGCAGCCCGATCTCACCTCTGAGATAGACGATTCCCGACGGCAGGGAATCATTGTCGGGATGCGGCTCGACTGTCACGAACAGCGAATCAAAATCCTCCAGATCGGCCGGCAGACCCTCCAAATCATTGTTGGAAATCTCAACGCCGGATTCGTCAACAAGTCGTCGTTGGTTGTCGTCGATGTTCACATTGAAGCGCGCCAGCGATACCCAGTCTTCCTCGTGGGCGGTCAACGCCGCCTCGGGGGGAGCCGCCCAGAGCTCGTACATCATGCCGGCGGGCAGCGGGGCTACAGTGAACAAGTCGAGATGGACATTCTCATACGGCCGCTCTGTGGTGCCGCCGCCGTTGTCGCTGCCGCACCGTGTCATAAAGACCGCGGCAACAACAAGACACAGGATCCGTGGATCAAACGACCGCGTCATCATCGACCTCGTTGGCTTGGGATTGGCGGCGGGAGACGTGACCCGCCGATCACCAGCAATGTCAAAGTATAATACTTGCAGCCGCCCGAAGTGGCACGATTTCCCGTATGAGACTCAGAGCCGTGACGGGGCTTTTGTCGCCCACGATTCCAGTTCGGCGCTCACCAGGCCGATGAGAGGTCCGAGAAACGCGTCATCAAGCGTGTGCGGATGGAGCCGATCCACACTGCGCGTCAGCACCGCGAGCGGCCCCGACCGCGGCACACGGTTGGTCAGTTGGGCGGCCCGCCATCCGGCGATGGCCTCGATCGCAAGGACGA is a genomic window of Candidatus Zixiibacteriota bacterium containing:
- a CDS encoding tetratricopeptide repeat protein, whose protein sequence is MRRLRSFSVALVLIATGAPAALAASQTDLTGPREAIAQRDFQAALTQLQSIVSGKDAVGEAFFLLGLAQSGLGQFPEAEISLNKALDQKYREPGAYVALALVLAHQGRIAEVEPLIDKQLSKAKQPEEKAHLKYGIGMAYLTAGSYSKAQEWLLGARFDDESNLEYRAALGDAYFKGQIYPLALAEYEAVWGVDTTRLDMLYRMADAYYQQQRLNEARPLLQEVLRRDSTYQDAYLQLANIYMISAESRPVDQAREDYLRALALYRQVRRVDPTVRPILISKNIAKVYYLLNAHDSAIVELQKAIETGANDPELRFYQGRSNMLLNNYTEAIDAFQGYITALETADPPHPWSRGDAEVFWRTAMCMEALNDSTLWPQIAQNYKRGMELDPDDERSISGLALALHRMGRFAEAAVEFEKLVLRYPDDARTLFNASLPYLESDNAEKAVEYLMRAAKNDTTSDSKYRARAYKLAGPRLIKMQRLADAQLCYKWLVEREPDVCDNHKWYGFSLFAAKNYAAAAVPLRRAYNCFATLMADNDCGYNDLRWWLSFALYEAGDKDESYKLAKKVVTCEASHSDAQNLMNRIDEEIVEEN